A single genomic interval of Aestuariirhabdus haliotis harbors:
- a CDS encoding class I SAM-dependent methyltransferase: MLTNKPVSKRADQSGCCQPPSVALLQHMLQQRIPGSRLLSQRLPDCEGIELMLVDPRTVPLRYTQQEIHRIMAEPAYWSLCWGSGLALAQYLMARPEQLSGQTVVDFGAGSGIVAIAAARAGAKKVIACDIDEQALAAVAINAEINGVEIERLDDLSKQQDRVDLLIAADVLYDRENLGLLDGFLACAKRVLVADSRIRDFNVPPYRRISQVECTTFPDIDEFREFGRVSLYEALAP, from the coding sequence GTGCTAACGAACAAACCTGTATCCAAACGTGCTGATCAATCAGGCTGTTGCCAACCGCCGTCTGTTGCGCTGTTGCAACACATGCTGCAACAGCGAATCCCCGGTTCGCGCCTGCTATCACAGCGCTTACCCGATTGTGAAGGTATTGAGCTGATGCTGGTTGATCCCCGGACTGTGCCACTGCGCTATACGCAGCAAGAGATCCATCGAATCATGGCGGAGCCAGCCTACTGGAGCCTGTGCTGGGGCAGTGGTTTGGCGTTGGCCCAGTACCTGATGGCGCGGCCTGAGCAACTGTCAGGCCAGACGGTTGTCGATTTTGGTGCCGGTTCCGGTATTGTCGCCATTGCTGCAGCCCGTGCGGGGGCCAAAAAGGTGATCGCCTGCGATATCGATGAACAGGCGTTAGCGGCGGTGGCGATCAATGCCGAGATTAACGGCGTCGAGATCGAGCGACTGGATGATCTCTCCAAGCAACAGGACAGGGTGGACCTGTTGATTGCCGCGGACGTATTGTATGACCGTGAAAACCTGGGGTTGCTTGATGGTTTTCTTGCCTGTGCTAAACGAGTGCTGGTGGCGGATTCACGAATTCGTGATTTTAATGTTCCGCCTTATCGACGTATCAGCCAGGTGGAGTGCACGACCTTCCCGGATATCGATGAATTCAGGGAGTT
- a CDS encoding sensor domain-containing protein: protein MSLTVLQLLAAILLGGVACILVSLRRYLGLVPAYVLLGGITLVHFSPAVAVLSLSGWEAIAAPLSLMTLLLIYLYTGPAAARIGAAIIVSTCVGLPLVETGVGALMGGSLFHGPVVAVPFGQLLLKMFSLVLLALFSLAVFERLLLRIEGIRFWSFSICLLGGTLVDAMVSGLILGGGDWLINKFMVAVLLLIPAAALLLFLPSKKPETIAGLRFWFGGQRKQLHTEEESELQTNTQLGFEARDAYGQLQNILETQLMFAYAVDTDYRYTMFNRAHSELVKQLTGVDPEIGMDILPLLAQAAGGEEIRIGLNQALRGESCHAERRHQLPDGEILVLDASYGPILDDAGNIRGAGACGLDVTEARHTDSALKASEQRWQLALEGSQEGLWDWDIANNQLFLSRRWYEITGYDIDEGFDVKRWQGVLHPDDRARVSRETVGHLRGSDPFYHSEHRIRVAGGDYIWVSERATASFDADGRALRMVGTMADIDASKRAEERTRHSEELLSYAFEVADEGIWDAHIPSGKVFYSPRFLEMLGYTPAEYGDQLSYWGRFVHPEDRALVTSMLERHEENGGRFEERFRMFKKDGSLIYILSRGRVVSWSEAGEPLRMVGIHKDVTQDMERLEQIENLAFYDSLTSLPNRRLLAERAEQSLALARRGNGPLAVLVIDLDKFKDVNDTLGHDVGDLLLVAVSKAIKGCLRDIDTLCRQGGDEFTIILPECSNMAALEVAERIAAAVGKPVALKNHRVQVEASIGIACFPEDGADLNSLLKHADIAMYQAKQKEVPVSLFQLEQAEALERRVQVEQALHEGLESEQIYLEYQPKINLLSGQVIGVEALARWQHPELGEISPVEFVGIAEQSAQIHRLGRRVLELACRQLAYWRAEGINLTMAVNISAQELQNQQLASHMASLLQQHDIDPRLLEIELTETAIMSNIDRSIELLSHIRELGITVAIDDFGTGYSSFSYLNQLPISCIKIDRTFVNQLGKAVTGRGDAETIIRAIVALAHNLDLRVVGEGVETALQQSYLQRLRCDEGQGYLFCRPTSALEISRAVREQRSLLVATGTG from the coding sequence TTGAGCCTAACTGTGCTGCAGCTGCTGGCTGCCATCTTGCTTGGTGGAGTTGCGTGCATCCTTGTCAGTCTTCGTCGATATCTGGGTCTGGTACCTGCCTATGTGTTGTTGGGGGGCATCACTCTGGTGCATTTTTCTCCTGCGGTAGCGGTGCTCAGCCTTTCCGGGTGGGAAGCCATTGCCGCGCCCTTGTCTTTGATGACCTTGTTGCTGATCTATCTCTATACAGGCCCTGCGGCAGCTCGTATAGGGGCTGCCATTATTGTTTCTACCTGTGTTGGGCTGCCTCTTGTGGAGACCGGTGTCGGCGCCCTGATGGGGGGATCTCTCTTTCATGGCCCGGTAGTCGCAGTGCCTTTCGGACAACTGCTCCTGAAAATGTTTAGCCTGGTTTTATTGGCGTTATTCTCTCTGGCCGTTTTCGAGCGTCTATTGTTGCGAATTGAGGGTATCCGTTTCTGGAGTTTTTCGATCTGTCTGTTAGGGGGAACCCTGGTCGATGCGATGGTTTCCGGGCTTATTCTTGGTGGAGGGGACTGGCTGATCAATAAGTTTATGGTTGCGGTATTGTTGTTGATACCCGCCGCCGCGTTGTTATTGTTCCTGCCGAGTAAAAAACCGGAGACTATTGCAGGTCTGAGATTCTGGTTTGGTGGTCAGAGAAAGCAGCTTCATACGGAGGAAGAATCGGAACTACAGACCAATACTCAACTTGGGTTTGAGGCTCGGGATGCTTATGGTCAACTGCAAAATATTCTCGAAACACAATTGATGTTCGCTTATGCGGTTGATACTGACTATCGCTACACGATGTTCAACCGAGCTCACAGTGAACTGGTGAAGCAACTGACCGGTGTCGACCCTGAGATAGGCATGGATATATTGCCTTTATTGGCCCAAGCCGCTGGCGGAGAGGAAATACGGATCGGCCTAAATCAGGCGTTGCGCGGGGAGAGCTGCCATGCAGAACGTCGCCATCAATTGCCTGATGGCGAAATACTGGTATTGGATGCGAGTTATGGCCCTATTCTGGACGACGCAGGTAACATTCGCGGAGCTGGAGCTTGCGGTCTCGATGTCACCGAAGCCCGTCACACCGACAGTGCGCTCAAGGCCTCTGAACAGCGTTGGCAGCTGGCACTGGAAGGCAGCCAGGAAGGCTTATGGGATTGGGACATTGCCAACAACCAATTATTTCTTTCCCGTCGCTGGTATGAAATTACCGGCTATGACATCGATGAGGGTTTCGATGTCAAGCGTTGGCAGGGGGTACTGCATCCGGATGATCGTGCCCGAGTAAGTCGGGAGACGGTAGGGCATTTGCGTGGCTCGGATCCCTTTTATCACAGCGAACATCGAATTCGTGTAGCCGGCGGTGATTATATCTGGGTGTCCGAGCGTGCGACGGCCAGTTTTGATGCGGACGGTCGGGCATTACGCATGGTAGGCACAATGGCCGATATCGATGCTTCAAAGCGGGCGGAAGAGAGGACCCGGCATAGCGAAGAGTTATTGAGTTACGCCTTTGAAGTGGCTGATGAGGGGATTTGGGACGCTCATATTCCCAGCGGTAAGGTGTTTTATAGTCCCCGCTTTCTGGAGATGCTCGGATATACCCCCGCTGAGTATGGCGACCAGTTGAGCTATTGGGGACGTTTTGTGCATCCGGAGGACCGAGCACTGGTCACCAGTATGCTTGAGCGCCATGAAGAGAATGGTGGGCGTTTTGAAGAACGTTTTCGTATGTTCAAAAAGGATGGTTCGCTGATTTATATCCTTTCCCGGGGGCGGGTAGTCAGTTGGAGCGAAGCCGGCGAACCCCTGCGCATGGTGGGTATCCATAAGGACGTTACCCAGGATATGGAACGGCTAGAGCAGATTGAGAATCTTGCGTTTTATGATTCCCTGACCAGCTTGCCCAACCGTCGTTTATTGGCTGAACGTGCCGAACAAAGTTTGGCCCTGGCTCGTCGTGGTAATGGGCCGTTGGCGGTATTGGTGATCGATCTGGATAAATTCAAGGACGTCAACGATACCCTGGGGCATGATGTTGGCGACCTTCTGCTGGTCGCGGTGAGTAAGGCGATCAAGGGGTGCTTGCGCGATATCGATACCCTTTGCCGACAAGGTGGCGATGAGTTCACCATCATCCTACCCGAATGCAGCAATATGGCGGCTTTGGAAGTTGCCGAACGTATTGCTGCTGCGGTCGGTAAACCGGTGGCGTTGAAAAACCATCGCGTACAGGTGGAGGCCAGTATAGGGATTGCCTGTTTTCCCGAAGATGGGGCTGATCTCAATAGTTTGCTCAAGCATGCCGATATTGCCATGTACCAGGCCAAGCAAAAAGAAGTGCCGGTGTCGCTATTTCAACTGGAACAGGCTGAGGCGCTGGAGCGTCGTGTGCAGGTTGAGCAAGCCTTGCATGAAGGGCTGGAAAGCGAGCAAATTTATCTCGAGTATCAACCCAAAATTAATCTGCTCAGTGGCCAGGTTATCGGTGTCGAAGCGCTGGCCCGATGGCAGCATCCGGAGCTGGGCGAGATATCTCCCGTAGAATTTGTCGGCATTGCCGAACAGTCGGCCCAGATTCATCGTTTGGGGCGCCGGGTGCTGGAGCTGGCGTGTCGTCAGTTGGCATATTGGCGGGCGGAAGGAATCAACCTGACGATGGCGGTCAATATTTCGGCCCAGGAACTGCAAAATCAGCAGCTGGCAAGTCATATGGCGTCCCTGTTGCAGCAGCACGACATCGATCCTCGCTTACTCGAAATTGAACTGACCGAAACGGCAATTATGTCGAACATCGATCGCTCGATCGAGCTGCTATCACACATTCGGGAATTAGGCATCACCGTCGCTATCGACGACTTTGGCACCGGTTATTCCTCCTTCAGCTATCTCAACCAGCTACCCATTTCCTGCATTAAAATCGACCGGACCTTTGTGAATCAGCTGGGCAAGGCCGTTACGGGTCGGGGAGATGCCGAAACCATTATTCGTGCCATCGTGGCACTGGCTCATAATCTGGATTTACGGGTGGTTGGCGAAGGAGTAGAAACCGCTTTGCAGCAATCCTACTTACAGCGACTGCGCTGTGACGAAGGGCAGGGATACCTGTTTTGCCGACCGACATCGGCTTTGGAAATATCCAGGGCCGTTCGCGAACAGCGTAGTTTGCTCGTGGCAACGGGCACCGGATGA
- the mnmC gene encoding bifunctional tRNA (5-methylaminomethyl-2-thiouridine)(34)-methyltransferase MnmD/FAD-dependent 5-carboxymethylaminomethyl-2-thiouridine(34) oxidoreductase MnmC — MTDNGRNNAHQTPIAWDEQGLPRSSLYDDVYFSVSGGLEESRHIFLANNRLSERWQALSENDHFTVAETGFGTGKNFLCCWQLWRQQAPSNARLHFISTEKHPLGRDDLKRTFSLWPELEPLAQALLHQYPAAWTGIHRLIFDEGRVCLTLCLGDALESLEQLQASVDCWFLDGFAPARNPDIWQPALYMRMSQLSNPNATFSTYTVAGMARRGLVAAGFHVEVAEGCGLKREMLRGFLPRPVESVPSGSPWQYPANSNLGGREIVVVGAGLAGASCAYALARRGWKVRVLEQHSEPAQEASGNPQGVLYTKLSAQGTLLSELVHQGYHFSLALLRQLLPPDQHPLAWSPCGMVQLAYNDKELKRQQQLLNSNLAHPQFFQALNAGQLSDKAGVEVGVGGLYYPNAGWVNPASLCQALLSHPAITLTTHWPLTSLEAINPGSGWRLSNDRGDSLDSSRVILTTGRDCHSLPQSQYLPLKSIRGQISYLASGTSNSDSSCGQLPRTVLCGEGYIAPPRLGQVNVGATFNFDSDLRECRDQDHEFNLDLLHRLSPELHQYLNASLPNITGGRANFRTTSPDYLPLVGALVDESAFLETYSRLRKDAKTQFDTPCPYLPGLYVSTAHGSRGLVTCPLAGEMLASEICNEPLPVSLKLHQNLSPNRFLVRQLIRNRI; from the coding sequence TTGACCGATAACGGCCGCAACAACGCTCATCAAACACCAATCGCCTGGGACGAACAGGGTCTGCCCCGCTCCAGCCTCTACGATGATGTCTACTTCTCGGTCAGCGGCGGTCTGGAGGAGAGCCGTCATATTTTTCTTGCCAACAACCGTTTGTCCGAGCGCTGGCAGGCACTATCCGAAAACGACCACTTTACCGTAGCCGAAACCGGTTTTGGCACGGGCAAGAACTTCCTGTGTTGCTGGCAGCTGTGGCGGCAACAAGCCCCTTCCAATGCCCGACTCCATTTCATCAGCACCGAAAAACACCCGCTCGGCCGTGACGACTTAAAGCGCACATTTTCCCTTTGGCCCGAGCTGGAACCCCTGGCTCAAGCACTGTTACATCAGTATCCCGCCGCCTGGACCGGTATTCACCGTTTGATCTTCGATGAAGGCCGTGTCTGCCTGACCCTATGCCTGGGGGATGCTCTGGAGAGTCTGGAGCAATTACAGGCAAGCGTCGATTGCTGGTTTCTCGATGGCTTTGCTCCCGCCAGAAACCCGGACATCTGGCAACCCGCACTTTACATGAGAATGTCTCAACTTAGTAATCCGAACGCTACCTTCTCTACCTATACGGTAGCCGGCATGGCTCGGCGCGGCCTGGTCGCAGCAGGATTTCATGTCGAGGTGGCCGAAGGTTGTGGGCTGAAACGGGAGATGCTACGCGGTTTCTTACCACGGCCGGTGGAATCTGTACCCTCAGGAAGCCCATGGCAATACCCGGCAAACAGTAACCTTGGCGGACGAGAGATTGTGGTGGTTGGTGCCGGCCTGGCAGGTGCCAGTTGCGCCTACGCCCTGGCTCGTCGTGGCTGGAAGGTAAGAGTGCTTGAACAACACAGCGAACCGGCGCAGGAAGCATCAGGAAATCCCCAAGGGGTTCTGTATACCAAACTGTCGGCTCAGGGGACCTTGCTATCAGAGTTAGTGCATCAGGGTTATCACTTCAGCCTGGCCTTGTTGCGCCAGCTGCTTCCTCCAGACCAACACCCTTTGGCCTGGTCTCCCTGCGGTATGGTTCAGCTCGCCTACAACGATAAGGAGTTAAAACGCCAGCAGCAGCTGTTAAACAGCAACCTGGCTCATCCACAATTCTTCCAGGCACTGAACGCTGGCCAACTCAGTGACAAGGCCGGCGTTGAGGTCGGTGTTGGCGGTTTGTATTACCCGAACGCGGGTTGGGTTAATCCCGCCAGCCTCTGCCAGGCCCTGTTGTCCCATCCCGCGATCACCCTGACAACCCATTGGCCGCTGACCTCCCTGGAAGCTATCAATCCGGGTTCCGGATGGCGGCTGAGCAACGATCGGGGTGACAGCCTGGACAGCTCCAGGGTGATACTGACCACCGGTCGGGATTGTCATAGCTTACCCCAGAGCCAATACCTGCCATTAAAGTCCATTCGCGGACAGATCAGTTATCTGGCATCGGGCACCAGCAATTCCGACTCGTCGTGCGGACAACTGCCCAGGACCGTTCTCTGCGGTGAGGGGTACATTGCTCCTCCAAGGCTGGGTCAAGTCAATGTTGGCGCGACCTTTAATTTCGATAGCGATCTGCGTGAGTGCCGCGATCAGGATCATGAGTTCAACCTCGATCTGCTGCATCGGCTCAGCCCGGAACTGCATCAATACCTGAATGCCAGCTTGCCTAATATCACCGGTGGTCGGGCCAACTTCCGCACCACATCGCCCGACTACCTTCCCCTGGTCGGAGCCCTGGTCGATGAATCCGCTTTCCTGGAGACCTATTCCAGGTTGAGAAAAGACGCCAAAACGCAGTTCGACACCCCCTGCCCTTATTTGCCTGGACTCTATGTGAGCACCGCTCACGGATCCAGAGGACTGGTGACCTGTCCTCTGGCTGGCGAGATGCTGGCCAGCGAAATCTGCAACGAACCATTACCCGTAAGCCTCAAACTGCATCAGAACCTGAGCCCTAATCGTTTCCTGGTACGTCAACTGATTCGTAACCGGATTTGA
- a CDS encoding NAD(P)/FAD-dependent oxidoreductase — MKIPVHSANHAPSYYAATANRQTDYQSLQGDQSADVCIVGGGFTGVSTALNLAERGYKVIVLEAHKISWGASGRNGGQLIRGIGHGADQFRNEIGTEGVEAIFRMGLEAVEIVRNTVDRYQIDCDLTLGYFDAATKPRHMRELEEDYESLTGYGYPHELKMLDRSEVASVVGSDMYIGGLVDMGSGHLHPLNLCLGEAAAAESMGAQLFEHSAVTRIKHGTRPVVYTEQGSVNADFVVLGGNAYIGNLEPRIAGKVLPAGSYVIATEPLPETLHSRLMPRNMAICDQRVALDYYRLSADKRLLFGGMCNYSGREPASITAAMRPKMLKVFPELESITIDYEWGGNIGIGANRMPQLGRIENNVLFAQAYSGHGINATHMMGRLVAEAISGQAERFDVFAGIKHMTFPGGKHLRSPLLAAGMLYYRFMDLF, encoded by the coding sequence ATGAAGATACCCGTACACAGCGCGAATCACGCCCCCTCTTACTACGCCGCGACGGCCAACCGACAGACGGACTATCAAAGCCTGCAGGGGGATCAAAGTGCGGATGTCTGTATTGTCGGGGGAGGATTCACCGGTGTCAGCACAGCTCTGAACCTTGCCGAGCGCGGGTATAAGGTTATCGTGCTGGAGGCCCACAAGATCAGCTGGGGGGCTAGCGGACGCAATGGTGGTCAGCTAATCCGGGGAATCGGTCACGGCGCCGATCAGTTTCGAAACGAGATCGGCACCGAAGGCGTCGAAGCGATCTTTCGAATGGGGCTCGAAGCGGTCGAAATTGTGCGCAATACCGTCGATCGTTATCAAATAGATTGTGACCTGACCCTGGGTTACTTCGATGCTGCGACCAAGCCACGCCATATGCGCGAGCTGGAAGAGGACTATGAGTCGCTCACTGGCTATGGTTACCCTCACGAACTCAAGATGCTGGATCGCTCCGAGGTTGCTTCCGTGGTCGGCTCGGATATGTACATTGGCGGCCTGGTCGATATGGGCAGTGGTCACCTTCATCCGCTTAACTTGTGTCTGGGTGAAGCCGCTGCGGCAGAATCTATGGGCGCGCAGCTCTTCGAACATTCTGCCGTTACCCGCATCAAACATGGCACCCGGCCCGTGGTTTATACCGAGCAGGGTAGCGTCAATGCCGATTTTGTAGTGCTGGGCGGTAATGCCTACATTGGCAATCTGGAGCCCCGCATTGCAGGCAAGGTACTACCCGCCGGTAGTTATGTGATCGCAACCGAGCCCCTGCCGGAGACCCTTCATAGCCGGTTAATGCCTCGCAATATGGCCATCTGCGACCAGCGTGTGGCTCTGGATTATTACCGTTTGAGTGCCGACAAACGTTTGCTGTTTGGCGGCATGTGTAACTACTCGGGCCGTGAACCGGCCAGCATCACCGCCGCCATGCGGCCGAAGATGCTGAAAGTCTTTCCTGAACTTGAAAGCATCACTATCGACTACGAATGGGGGGGCAACATTGGCATTGGCGCTAACCGCATGCCGCAACTGGGTCGAATCGAAAACAACGTGCTCTTTGCTCAGGCCTACTCCGGTCACGGTATCAATGCCACCCATATGATGGGGCGACTCGTTGCAGAGGCCATCAGTGGTCAGGCCGAACGCTTCGATGTTTTTGCCGGCATCAAGCATATGACCTTCCCCGGCGGGAAACATTTGCGCAGCCCCCTGCTGGCAGCGGGCATGCTCTATTACCGTTTTATGGATCTGTTCTAA
- a CDS encoding sulfite exporter TauE/SafE family protein → MATADGATAGPDGMITDPFFYLCAIPAVLLFGMAKGGFGGTIAVVSVPLMALAVPPLQAAAILLPILVVMDAVALWSFRGQYDRLNLKILLPAAVAGVVVGAFFFRYLPDDAIRILIGLIAVVFCLNYWFNPGYHQKTGPNVMKGSFWGMVAGFTSFGIHAGAPPVSVYMLPQQLDKKLLMGTFAIFFATVNVVKLFPYAWLGSFQTANLMTSLVLIPLAPIGVRLGFYLLHKVNERTIYRLAYFFLCVMGVKLLYDGTTGLLVQGAGTA, encoded by the coding sequence ATGGCTACCGCAGATGGGGCAACCGCTGGACCTGACGGCATGATCACCGATCCCTTCTTTTATCTCTGTGCTATTCCGGCCGTATTGCTGTTTGGCATGGCAAAAGGGGGATTTGGTGGCACCATTGCGGTGGTGAGTGTGCCGTTGATGGCGTTAGCAGTACCGCCATTGCAGGCGGCAGCCATTTTATTACCGATTCTGGTAGTGATGGATGCAGTGGCGTTGTGGAGTTTTCGCGGTCAATACGACCGGCTTAACCTGAAAATTTTGTTACCGGCGGCGGTAGCCGGTGTGGTGGTCGGGGCGTTCTTTTTTCGCTATCTGCCCGATGATGCGATTCGCATTCTGATCGGTTTGATCGCGGTCGTTTTCTGTTTGAACTACTGGTTTAATCCGGGCTATCACCAGAAAACCGGCCCCAATGTGATGAAGGGTTCGTTTTGGGGCATGGTCGCCGGTTTTACCAGTTTTGGAATTCACGCCGGAGCGCCTCCGGTGAGTGTTTATATGTTGCCCCAACAGCTGGACAAAAAACTGTTAATGGGAACCTTTGCGATTTTTTTTGCCACGGTCAATGTCGTTAAGCTCTTTCCCTATGCCTGGCTGGGCAGCTTTCAAACCGCGAACCTGATGACGTCGTTGGTGCTGATTCCGCTAGCGCCTATCGGGGTCCGGTTGGGTTTTTATCTGCTGCATAAGGTGAATGAGAGAACCATCTATCGACTGGCTTATTTCTTTCTCTGCGTCATGGGTGTCAAATTGTTGTATGACGGCACGACCGGATTGCTGGTGCAGGGTGCAGGTACGGCGTGA
- a CDS encoding aminoglycoside phosphotransferase family protein, whose product MQGQDRQQARNQFIAQHGWGKADVQVLAADASFRCYFRLHQGTSGCLLMDAPPPQEDIRPFIQIANHLIRLGFRAPRVFDSDVEQGFALLEDFGDETFSRLLSKGESEAALYSMAVELLIRLHNNPDSHQIELPEYDHQALLHEALLLVQWYYPALAGTPCPQEAVEQYREAWLDCFALLEGQAPALVLRDFHVDNLMRIEGEGEGAECGLLDFQDALLGNAAYDLMSLLEDARRDVTPQLQTRLLEQYLAARPELDAKQFMSSYRVLAAQRHAKVAGIFVRLMVRDGKSVYLQHIPRVVALLMRNLQSDELLPVRNWFQQWLPQMGQPLDLTA is encoded by the coding sequence ATGCAGGGGCAGGATCGCCAGCAGGCGCGAAACCAATTTATAGCGCAGCATGGCTGGGGGAAGGCAGACGTTCAAGTGTTGGCGGCGGACGCTTCTTTTCGTTGTTATTTTCGTTTGCATCAGGGAACCTCCGGCTGTTTGTTGATGGATGCGCCTCCACCGCAAGAAGATATTCGTCCTTTTATTCAGATCGCCAACCATCTTATTCGCCTCGGTTTTCGAGCTCCCCGTGTGTTCGACAGTGATGTCGAGCAAGGCTTCGCGTTGCTGGAAGATTTTGGCGATGAAACCTTCAGTCGTTTATTGTCCAAAGGCGAATCCGAAGCGGCGTTGTATTCGATGGCTGTGGAGCTGTTGATTCGCCTGCACAATAATCCCGACAGTCACCAGATCGAACTTCCCGAGTACGATCACCAGGCGTTACTCCATGAGGCCCTGTTGTTGGTGCAATGGTATTACCCCGCACTGGCCGGCACGCCTTGTCCGCAGGAGGCTGTTGAACAGTACCGTGAGGCCTGGCTGGATTGCTTTGCCTTGCTGGAGGGTCAAGCACCGGCCCTGGTACTGAGGGATTTTCATGTCGATAACCTGATGCGTATCGAAGGTGAAGGGGAGGGGGCTGAGTGCGGTTTGCTGGATTTCCAGGATGCTTTGCTGGGCAATGCCGCCTATGACCTGATGTCGTTGCTCGAAGATGCTCGGCGGGATGTGACCCCGCAATTGCAAACCCGGTTGCTCGAACAGTATCTGGCAGCAAGGCCAGAGCTTGATGCCAAACAATTTATGAGCAGCTATCGTGTGTTGGCGGCCCAGCGTCATGCCAAGGTTGCCGGCATTTTTGTGCGGCTGATGGTGCGGGACGGCAAGTCGGTCTACTTGCAGCATATTCCCAGAGTGGTTGCACTACTGATGCGCAATTTGCAAAGCGATGAATTGCTACCCGTGCGTAACTGGTTCCAGCAATGGCTACCGCAGATGGGGCAACCGCTGGACCTGACGGCATGA
- a CDS encoding NAD(P)/FAD-dependent oxidoreductase: MLYHPSAYDTSSPVPSYWEASVQRSELPTRPEPQHYDVVIIGGGFTGQSAALTFAEQGQTSVAVLDAGKPGWGASGRNGGFCSVGGTGLSYREIEQQFGQSACQHFLRMQTRTIERVAERAGQYAWNIDACLPGELQLAHSPKAFKAQREKQQYLQQRFDHPTELWDKSTCQQQGVDSPAFYGGLYVPSGFGLHPLKYDLALTRTLLDMGVHWHAETFVDRWQRIGQGFQIQTSRGDFSAKQLLIATNGYTRPGLLPNYEAGLMPVQSNILVTRPLSLEEQQQQGWHSTLMSYDSRHLLHYFRLLPDGRFLFGGRGGTSANPNTLAAMRALLTRDFHQLFPAWKSVEIEYFWRGLLCLSATNMPHVCELPDNRGAYVAMAFHGDGVAMGSWCGEQVARQMMGMDSDLPEFMRQPPKAFPLPGLRPLYLRAGYLGYHMLDLWS; the protein is encoded by the coding sequence ATGCTCTATCATCCAAGCGCATACGATACCTCCAGCCCCGTCCCCAGCTACTGGGAAGCCTCAGTACAGCGTTCCGAGCTACCAACTCGCCCCGAGCCACAGCACTATGACGTGGTGATTATAGGGGGCGGTTTCACCGGGCAAAGCGCAGCGCTCACCTTTGCCGAACAAGGCCAAACCAGCGTGGCCGTGCTCGATGCTGGAAAACCCGGCTGGGGAGCCTCAGGGCGCAATGGTGGTTTTTGTTCCGTCGGTGGTACCGGACTTTCCTACCGGGAGATTGAGCAACAGTTCGGGCAAAGCGCTTGCCAGCATTTCCTTCGCATGCAGACACGCACCATTGAGCGAGTGGCCGAACGTGCCGGTCAATATGCCTGGAATATTGACGCCTGCCTGCCTGGCGAACTGCAACTGGCCCACAGCCCTAAAGCCTTCAAGGCACAGCGGGAAAAACAGCAATACCTGCAGCAACGTTTTGATCACCCCACCGAGCTCTGGGATAAATCAACCTGCCAGCAGCAGGGTGTCGACTCCCCCGCCTTTTATGGCGGCCTCTATGTCCCCTCAGGGTTTGGTCTGCACCCGTTGAAATACGACCTTGCCCTCACCCGAACATTGCTCGACATGGGGGTTCACTGGCACGCCGAAACCTTTGTCGATCGCTGGCAAAGAATTGGCCAGGGCTTCCAGATACAGACCTCACGAGGCGATTTCAGCGCCAAGCAGCTGTTGATCGCCACGAACGGTTATACCCGCCCCGGGCTCCTGCCCAACTACGAAGCCGGGTTGATGCCGGTACAATCCAATATTCTGGTCACCCGACCTTTAAGCCTTGAGGAGCAGCAGCAACAAGGCTGGCATTCAACCCTGATGAGCTACGATAGTCGCCATCTGTTGCACTATTTCCGTTTATTACCCGATGGCCGTTTTCTGTTTGGCGGCCGCGGTGGCACCTCCGCCAATCCCAATACCCTGGCCGCTATGCGTGCCCTGCTGACTCGGGACTTCCATCAGTTATTTCCCGCCTGGAAATCGGTGGAGATTGAGTATTTCTGGCGCGGTCTGCTCTGCTTGAGTGCCACCAATATGCCCCATGTCTGCGAGTTGCCAGACAATCGCGGCGCTTATGTGGCGATGGCCTTTCACGGCGACGGTGTAGCTATGGGCAGCTGGTGTGGTGAACAGGTTGCCCGTCAAATGATGGGCATGGACAGCGACTTACCGGAATTTATGCGCCAGCCCCCCAAAGCCTTCCCATTACCAGGGTTGCGCCCGCTCTATCTCAGGGCCGGGTATCTCGGGTACCATATGCTCGACCTTTGGAGCTGA
- a CDS encoding YheU family protein: MIIPHRDLQPATLTNLIEEFVSREGTDNGFDDTLEQRVQAVHRLLESGEAVILYTQLTESVNIIMRHDLPEEAELDAMNQVQD, translated from the coding sequence ATGATTATCCCTCACCGCGACCTGCAACCAGCAACCCTGACCAACCTTATCGAGGAGTTTGTCTCCCGGGAAGGCACCGACAACGGCTTTGATGACACCCTGGAGCAACGGGTACAAGCGGTGCACCGATTGCTGGAAAGTGGTGAAGCGGTGATTCTCTATACCCAGCTCACAGAGAGCGTCAATATCATCATGCGCCATGACCTGCCTGAAGAGGCCGAACTGGATGCCATGAACCAGGTGCAAGATTGA